The nucleotide window TTCTGGCGGGCATAAGCCATTCCCGGCAAGCCGGGAATGTCACAGGTTACGGCGCGGGGTTCACCAGCATTTGTCCTACGGACCCCCTGTCCATCATCTCCAGCGTCTGGCTGTGGAACAGGAACGGGAAGTGCGGCCACGAAGGCTGGCCATAGTAGACGAGCAGCTCGACCTGTCCATCCACCCAGACGGTATCTTTCCAGCCACGGTCTTCCGGGAAGGGCATCGCACCGTTAACGTTGCGAATAAGGAAGCTTACCCCTTCAATGTGGAACGACTGCGGCATGTCCGAGCGTACCGTCCAGCGCTCCCAGGTTCCCTGCTGTGCGGTGATATCAATGCGCTTGACGTCCCACAACGCACCGTTAATGCCCGGATCATCACCCAGGTGGATCTCACGGCTACGTACCGGCGAACCGCTCATGATCTCCTGCGGCAGCAAGCGCATTGGCAGGCTATCGGTCACCAGTGGCAACAGGCCCGTTGGTCGCAGGGTCAGCACCAGCGTGGAGACCAGAATGCTCGACGGCTCAAAGAAACCACGAATACGGTCAACGATGCTCGCCGCTTCACCGCAGGTGATCGACACTTCATCCCCGTTGGTCATATCAATGAGAATTTCACGGCGTTCACCTGGCGCGAGCGCAAGCTGTTTGACGGAAACCGGCGCAGGTAAAAAGCCCTGATCACCTGCAACCACGTGCAGTGCCCGGCCATCGCTCATCTGCAGCTGATAGCGACGCGAGTTAGAGGCGTTAAGCAGACGCAGGCGCACCCAGCCGCGCGAGACGTCGACATACGGGCTTTGCGCGCCGTTAACCAGCAGCGTGTCGCCGACAAAGCCACCGCTGCCCGGCTCACTGTATTCCGGCGTACCGAAGTTATCCAGACGTTTGTCCTGGATAATGACCGGGAAGTCATCCACACCATAGTGGTTCGGGAGCGGCAGGGATTTGCTGACGTCGTCTTCCACCAGCCACATCCCGGCCAGGCCGTTGTAAACCTGCTGAGCGGTGCGGTTAGGCGTGTTGGCGTGGTACCACAGGGTGGACGCGCCCTGACGAATAGGCAGCACGGGGGCCCAGTCGGCGTTTGGCGACATCATGCGAGCAGCACCACCAATCAACGGCCCTGGTACCTGCAACCCGCTGATGGTCATGGCGACATTTTCGGACGTACGGTTACTGTAGATCAGCTTAACGTCATCGCCATTCCACACGCGAATGGTTGGCCCAAGATAGCGCCCGTTAATCCCCCAGACAGACGCTCGCGTTCCCTGAGTAAACGACCAGTGGCCGCGCTGTAGCGTCAGGAAAAGCGGCTGCCCGCGACGGGATTCAATTAACGGCGGAATGGGCAGCGGCTGTTGCTGCCCGGCGGCGTTGGCTGTCAGCGGTATTGCGCCTGCACAAAGGGCGATCCCCGAAGCCTGAATAAACTGACGCCGACTGAGTGACATATAAGCTCCATCTGAAACGACTAACAACGCGGGAATTCGTTTTCCCTTTTAACGCCGGTTTATACCTTACCGGCGGCTTCTCTCTCTGCGACTTCTTTGTCGAGCAATGCAATATGTTGAGCCATCAGTTCACGGCAGTGTGCTGCCAGCTCGCGTACCTGATCTTTACCGTATTTACTGGTATCCACCGGCGGCAGCATTTCGACAATCACCAGCCCGTTATTCAGGCGGTTAAGATTAATCTTATTAGAAGTATTAGAAACACACACTGGAATAATTGGAACGCCTGCCGCAATTGCTGCATGAAACGCACCCGTTTTGAATGGCAGCAAGCCACGGCCACGGCTACGCGTCCCTTCCGGGAACATCCAGATAGAGATTTTGCGCTTTTTAAAGTGATTCACCACTTCCGCAATGGTGCTGTGCGCTTTTGCACGGTTGTTGCGGTCGATAAGCAGGTTACCGGTAAGCCAGTACAGCTGGCCAAAAAACGGGATCCACAGCAGGCTCTTTTTCCCCACGGTCACCGTCGGTGGCAGAACGATGTTTGCGGCTGTCACCATATCGTAGTTGTTCTGATGGTTAGCGATATAGATGGCGTTACCAAACTGCTCTGCGCCTTCAGGAATACGTTTTTCAACCTTCAGGCCAAATAACGGTGCAAGACGGCCAAACATGTGGCCAAAAGTGGCGACATGCTTCGGATTACGCGGGCTGAACAGGCAATAAATGCAGCCGAAAACACAGACCAGAATGCAATAGATAACGGTAAGAATAAGACGAACAATGTATAGCATAGCGACCTCTGAAGCCCCAACAGCTGACAATTATACTTCACCTGTGGCCAGGTAAGGACTTTATTACGAGCGCGTATTGTTAATCGCAACGCATGAATTAACAACGTTTTTGCGGGAAATTTTACTGAAATACCCCCTCCGGGAAAGAGGGGGTCAGAGCCAGATTACTCTTCGCTGTCGCCCGCGTGGCTTCGCGCAGGAGAGTCAATCTCCACGCGGTCGATGCGCTGCAGGCCGCGCATCAGTGAGCCACGGCGACCGCGCTCACCCACCACTTTCTGCAACTCTTCCGGACGAAGTTTGATTTTACGCTTGCCCACGTGGATGGTCAGCGTACTCTGCGGCGGCAGAATAAAGAGGTGCGCCAGGCCATCTTCGCCTTTTGCCGCTTCCGCCGACGGGATATTGATGATCTTGTTGCCCTTCCCTTTCGACAGTTCCGGCAGGTCGCTGACCGGGAACATCAGCATTCGCCCGGCGGTGGTGATCGCCAGCAGCATGTCGCTCTCGTTCTCAATCACCAGCGGCGTCATGACGTGCGCGTTATCCGGCAGGCTAATCAGCGCCTTACCGGCACGGTTGCGCGACACGAGATCGTTAAAGGTACAGATAAAGCCATAACCCGCGTCGGAGGCCAGCAACAGTTTCTGCTCATCGGCTTCCATCAGCATATGGTCAACCGTCGCCCCCGGCGGCAGCGTCAGCTTGCCGGTCAGCGGTTCACCCTGTCCACGCGCGGAAGGCAGCGTGATGGGGTCAATGGCGTAGCTGCGGCCCGTGGAATCGATAAATGCCACCGGCTGGTTGCTTTTCCCTTTCACTGCCGCTTTGAAGCTGTCGCCCGCTTTGTAGCTCAGCCCAGGCGCGTCGATATCATGCCCTTTGGCACTGCGCACCCAGCCGCTCTGGGACAGCACAATCGTCACCGGCTCTGACGGCTGCATGTCGTGCTCGTTCATCGCCTTCGCTTCTTCGCGCTCGTGCAGCGGAGAACGACGGTCATCGCCAAAGGCATCGGCATCGGCCTGCAGCTCTTTCTTCAGCAGGTTGTTCATCTTGCGTTCGGACGCCAGGATCGCCTGCAGCTGATCGCGCTCTTTTTCCAGGTCGTTCTGCTCACCGCGGATCTTCATCTCTTCCAGTTTGGCGAGATGGCGCAGTTTCAGCTCGAGGATCGCTTCGGCCTGGGTTTCACTAATGCCAAAACGCGACATCAGCGCGGGTTTCGGTTCGTCCTCGGTACGGATGATCTCGATCACTTCATCAATATTGAGGAACGCCACCAGCAAACCTTCAAGGATATGCAGGCGCTTAAGCACTTTTTCCAGACGATGGTTCAGACGACGGCGCACCGTATCGCGGCGGAAAGTCAGCCACTCGCTGAGGATCTCCAGCAAGTTTTTCACCGCCGGGCGACCGTCCAGGCCAATCATGTTCAGGTTGATGCGGTAGCTTTTTTCCAGATCGGTCGTCGCGAACAGGTGGTTCATCACCTGCTCCATGTCGACGCGGTTGGAGCGCGGCACGATCACCAGACGGGTCGGGTTCTCGTGGTCAGATTCATCGCGCAGGTCGTCCACCATCGGCAGCTTTTTATTGCGCATCTGAGCCGCGATTTGCTCCAGCACTTTCGCACCGGAAACCTGATGCGGCAGCGCGGTGATCACCACCGCACCGTCCTCTTTGGTCCACACCGCGCGCATACGCACGGAGCCACGACCGTTCTGGTAGATTTTGCGGATTTCCGCGCGCGAAGTGATGATTTCGGCTTCGGTTGGGTAGTCCGGCCCCTGAACGATATCCAGCAGCTCATCCAGCGAGGTTTTCGGCTGTTCAATCAGGGTGATGGCGGCTTTCGCCACTTCACGCAGGTTGTGCGGCGGGATGTCCGTCGCCATACCAACCGCAATACCGGTGGTCCCGTTCAGCAGGATGTTCGGCAGACGCGCAGGCAGCATTTTCGGCTCCTGCATCGTACCGTCGAAGTTTGGCACCCAGTCGACGGTTCCCTGACCCAGCTCACCCAGCAGCACTTCAGCATATTTAGACAGACGGGATTCGGTATAACGCATCGCCGCGAAGGATTTCGGATCATCCGGCGCACCCCAGTTCCCCTGCCCGTCGACCAGCGGGTAACGGTAAGAGAACGGCTGAGCCATCAGTACCATCGCTTCGTAGCAAGCGCTATCACCGTGCGGATGGTATTTACCCAGCACGTCACCGACGGTACGGGCGGATTTCTTGAACTTGGCGCTGGCGCTCAGCCCCAGCTCAGACATCGCATAGACGATGCGACGCTGGACGGGCTTCAGGCCATCACCGATAAACGGCAACGCCCTGTCCATGATGACGTACATGGAGTAGTTCAGGTAGGCGTTTTCCGTGAATTCATGTAGCGCGAGGCGCTCTGCCATATCGCTCATTACGTGTGATTCCTCAACTCAGAAACCGATGGGTTTCAGGCAATATTGCCGCAGATACTACCCTATCTGCCGTGTTGAGTCACAAAGAAAAAGGGCCGCTTAAGCGGCCCTTTCTGGTGCATAGCAGATACGCATTACCGATATTTAATTTATTAGCGTTTCTTTTTACGTTTAAATAATCAGCAGCGTTTACTGCTTAATGTGATAAATAGCAGGTTAATTATTTGGCCTTATCGTTACGCTTTTCCATGATGAAAAACCTCATTCAGGGAAAATAGATGAGCCATCTTATTTATTTAACGCTTGAGGGTGAGATTCAGGGAAAAATTTCTGCTGGCTGTGGTTCGCAAGCCTCCATCGGCAACCGCTATCAACTGGGGCGTGAAGACGAAATTCAGGTCTTCAGCCTGACGCAGGTGGAAAGCGGCTCGCCGGGTGGCATTCACCACCATGGGCTGAATTTTTGCAAACTCCTGGATAAAAGCTCTCCGTTACTTTGCAATGCCATTAATAATAATGAACGCCTGAAGATGACGTTTGATATTTACCGAACAAATAGATATGGGCGACTGGAGAAATATTATCTTATCGAACTTCGTGGCGCGACGATGCAGTCCATTCATCAGCAATACAGGGGAGATAATTTACATTACGAATATATTTCGGTGAATTACGATTATATCCTGTGTCGCCATCTGATAGCCGGTACCGAGTTTGACTACCTGCTGACGCCGGAAAATTACGGCCGTCTTTTTCCGGTAGTGCAGAAAATGCGGCTTCCGCCAGAGCCACCGGAGCGTAAGGTGACGCTGGTGCTGGGCGTGTTCTTCGACGGCACGGGCAATAACGCGGTAAACACGCAAAGCATGCTCGAGACGCTTCAGGCGCAGCACTATGATATCGATAACCTGGACGCGGAAAGCATTCTTGCCAGAAATGCGTCAGAGAAGATGGGGGTTAAC belongs to Enterobacter cloacae and includes:
- a CDS encoding 1-acyl-sn-glycerol-3-phosphate acyltransferase; translation: MLYIVRLILTVIYCILVCVFGCIYCLFSPRNPKHVATFGHMFGRLAPLFGLKVEKRIPEGAEQFGNAIYIANHQNNYDMVTAANIVLPPTVTVGKKSLLWIPFFGQLYWLTGNLLIDRNNRAKAHSTIAEVVNHFKKRKISIWMFPEGTRSRGRGLLPFKTGAFHAAIAAGVPIIPVCVSNTSNKINLNRLNNGLVIVEMLPPVDTSKYGKDQVRELAAHCRELMAQHIALLDKEVAEREAAGKV
- the ftsP gene encoding cell division protein FtsP; protein product: MSLSRRQFIQASGIALCAGAIPLTANAAGQQQPLPIPPLIESRRGQPLFLTLQRGHWSFTQGTRASVWGINGRYLGPTIRVWNGDDVKLIYSNRTSENVAMTISGLQVPGPLIGGAARMMSPNADWAPVLPIRQGASTLWYHANTPNRTAQQVYNGLAGMWLVEDDVSKSLPLPNHYGVDDFPVIIQDKRLDNFGTPEYSEPGSGGFVGDTLLVNGAQSPYVDVSRGWVRLRLLNASNSRRYQLQMSDGRALHVVAGDQGFLPAPVSVKQLALAPGERREILIDMTNGDEVSITCGEAASIVDRIRGFFEPSSILVSTLVLTLRPTGLLPLVTDSLPMRLLPQEIMSGSPVRSREIHLGDDPGINGALWDVKRIDITAQQGTWERWTVRSDMPQSFHIEGVSFLIRNVNGAMPFPEDRGWKDTVWVDGQVELLVYYGQPSWPHFPFLFHSQTLEMMDRGSVGQMLVNPAP
- the parC gene encoding DNA topoisomerase 4 subunit A; protein product: MSDMAERLALHEFTENAYLNYSMYVIMDRALPFIGDGLKPVQRRIVYAMSELGLSASAKFKKSARTVGDVLGKYHPHGDSACYEAMVLMAQPFSYRYPLVDGQGNWGAPDDPKSFAAMRYTESRLSKYAEVLLGELGQGTVDWVPNFDGTMQEPKMLPARLPNILLNGTTGIAVGMATDIPPHNLREVAKAAITLIEQPKTSLDELLDIVQGPDYPTEAEIITSRAEIRKIYQNGRGSVRMRAVWTKEDGAVVITALPHQVSGAKVLEQIAAQMRNKKLPMVDDLRDESDHENPTRLVIVPRSNRVDMEQVMNHLFATTDLEKSYRINLNMIGLDGRPAVKNLLEILSEWLTFRRDTVRRRLNHRLEKVLKRLHILEGLLVAFLNIDEVIEIIRTEDEPKPALMSRFGISETQAEAILELKLRHLAKLEEMKIRGEQNDLEKERDQLQAILASERKMNNLLKKELQADADAFGDDRRSPLHEREEAKAMNEHDMQPSEPVTIVLSQSGWVRSAKGHDIDAPGLSYKAGDSFKAAVKGKSNQPVAFIDSTGRSYAIDPITLPSARGQGEPLTGKLTLPPGATVDHMLMEADEQKLLLASDAGYGFICTFNDLVSRNRAGKALISLPDNAHVMTPLVIENESDMLLAITTAGRMLMFPVSDLPELSKGKGNKIINIPSAEAAKGEDGLAHLFILPPQSTLTIHVGKRKIKLRPEELQKVVGERGRRGSLMRGLQRIDRVEIDSPARSHAGDSEE